In Perca fluviatilis chromosome 18, GENO_Pfluv_1.0, whole genome shotgun sequence, one genomic interval encodes:
- the paplnb gene encoding papilin b, proteoglycan-like sulfated glycoprotein isoform X2, with protein MTTGESLEPMGPAAAPVAQEWQCELGNVSLQDGGHNCIGSSKSYRTCNTHECPVGSRDFREEQCSQFDRIDFQSKRQTWVPYYGASNPCELTCVPRGENFFYRHRPAVVDGTPCYVGRTDICVDGICRILIQGEFMGLDEDTNSVHSAAPIAVAPHPRETLTYIYKTGVYGQCSASCNGGMQYRNVECWVQDPVNPRVVEESYCITQRLQRPHSQQACNMHPCAAEYSVSSFSVCSVTCGEGQQTREVTCVGSGGERLADHACSGLAKPPSVQSCRRPACHTHITWHVTDYGLCTRSCGGGVRERRVGCFDTDLNPYSEARCGTASRPLSVETCNSQPCPRAQMVPSVQDPRAHESTIRGFVPHVPGDPSASMPQTNIATYPPVIGPHCAQSFYGCCPDGQTSATGPRNEGCSQDDCVRTRYGCCLDGVTPAQGFGRAGCPEYLTAVQQPPPPAHPSTGNMCSMPRDEGPCDTWMVRFYYDSGTGKCTEFWYGSCQGNANNFGSLEACQRECGGVATPRGTPRRGSTSGALRARS; from the exons CAACACACAT GAATGTCCAGTTGGATCAAGGGACTTCAGGGAGGAGCAGTGCTCCCAGTTCGACAGAATAGACTTTCAGAGCAAGCGGCAGACATGGGTGCCTTATTATGGAG CATCCAATCCATGTGAGCTGACCTGTGTCCCAAGAGGAGAGAACTTCTTCTACCGACACAGACCTGCAGTGGTGGATGGCACACCATGCTACGTGGGCCGCACTGATATCTGTGTGGACGGCATCTGCAGG ATACTGATCCAGGGAGAGTTTATGGGCTTGGATGAGGACACTAATTCCGTACACTCTGCTGCCCCCATTGCTGTTGCTCCTCACCCAAGGGAGACACTCACATATATCTACAAAACTGGTGTCTATGGACAATGCTCTGCCTCATGCAATGGAGGCATGCAGTATCGCAACGTGGAGTGTTGGGTTCAGGACCCAGTGAACCCCCGTGTGGTGGAAGAGTCTTACTGCATCACCCAGCGCCTGCAGAGGCCACACAGCCAGCAGGCCTGCAACATGCATCCGTGTGCTGCGGAGTACAGTGTCTCCAGCTTCAGTGTG TGCTCGGTGACTTGTGGGGAGGGCCAGCAGACAAGGGAGGTGACCTGTGTTGGGTCGGGTGGTGAACGTCTGGCTGACCATGCCTGTAGTGGATTGGCAAAACCCCCTTCTGTCCAGTCCTGCCGCAGACCtgcctgtcacacacacatcacctgGCATGTGACTGACTACGGACTG TGCACCAGAAGCTGCGGTGGTGGTgtgagggagaggagagtgggCTGTTTTGATACAGATTTAAACCCTTACTCAGAGGCCCGCTGTGGAACAGCTAGCAGACCTCTCTCTGTGGAGACATGCAACTCACAGCCATGTCCCAGAGCACAGA TGGTCCCAAGTGTACAGGACCCAAGGGCACATGAAAGCACCATAAGAGGATTTGTGCCCCATGTTCCAGGAGACCCTTCAG CTTCCATGCCACAGACAAACATTGCTACCTACCCTCCTGTGATTGGTCCTCACTGTGCACAGTCATTCTATGGCTGCTGTCCTGACGGCCAAACCTCTGCCACAGGGCCCAGGAATGAGGGCTGCTCCCAAGATGACTGTGTTCGCACTAG GTATGGCTGTTGTTTGGATGGTGTGACTCCAGCTCAAGGATTTGGAAGGGCTGGATGTCCCGAGTACCTGACAGCTGTG CAACAACCACCACCTCCTGCCCATCCATCCACTGGTAATATGTGCTCCATGCCTCGTGATGAGGGCCCCTGTGATACTTGGATGGTTCGCTTCTACTATGACTCAGGCACTGGCAAATGTACTGAGTTCTGGTATGGAAGCTGCCAGGGAAATGCTAATAACTTTGGGTCCCTGGAAGCATGCCAGAGAGAGTGTGGGGGTGTGGCAACCCCAAGAGGGACCCCAAGGAGAGGGTCAACCAGTGGTGCTTTGAGGGCAAGGTCATAA
- the erh gene encoding enhancer of rudimentary homolog — protein MSHTILLVQPTKRPEGRTYADYESVNECMEGVCKMYEEHLKRMNPNSPSITYDISQLFDFIDDLADLSCLVYRADTQTYQPYNKDWIKEKIYVLLRRQAQQAAK, from the exons ATG TCTCACACAATTTTGCTTGTCCAACCAACCAAGAGACCAGAGGGCCGCACATATGCTGACTATGAGTCAGTGAATGAATGTATGGAAG GTGTTTGCAAAATGTATGAAGAGCATCTCAAGAGGATGAATCCAAACAGTCCCTCCATCACTTATGACATTAGTCAGTTGTTTGACTTTATTGACGACTTGGCAGATCTGAGCTGTCTTGT GTACAGAGCTGACACTCAAACATACCAACCATACAACAAAGACTGGATCAAGGAAAAGATATATGTCCTGCTGCGGCGTCAGGCTCAGCAGGCAGCAAAGTAA